From Luteococcus japonicus, one genomic window encodes:
- a CDS encoding FAD/NAD(P)-binding protein, which produces MLRVAVVGAGPKGLHAIAALLRGSWRGKDLRVDCFDANPPGQGAAYACGQPDWLRLNVHPRVLHLPPHPPLDEWLAARGTDPSGDVPRHEVGRYLRAAADGLRREAGETLAFHPHAVRALERRGDAWLVRHDGGSVLADEVLLATGHAPDHDHALRHAWRPAPGVLMVPGVYPVADSLSQAQVPAGSVVAVRGAALTFIDCVLALTEGRPRAEWPRRILPVSRSGALLLAKPAVPMRADLAELLARHAAQLPGLLADAAAPFEAATRATRAAAAELLTSQGQAHQEAVAAVDAALTTGFDPDLAPQGRARAALQRSNLLAEQDHASSPSWALGRAWAALYAPMVAGLAHRSPETVEWRRFSAASAVLERFTYGPPLPNARRLEALICQHDGPHASCTAPVCLEWLERGVGIAEGITGVGDDERPDVVVDAVLPPPGAQTARTPLVDALMVDGWVRTAMPRRGLEVTPHAQCVGQDGSLTPGLSAIGRLTEDVVIGHDTLSVRMHDEIERWAARLASELEA; this is translated from the coding sequence GTGCTGAGGGTGGCCGTGGTCGGAGCCGGCCCCAAGGGCCTGCACGCCATCGCCGCGTTGCTTCGTGGTTCGTGGCGCGGCAAGGACCTGCGGGTCGACTGCTTCGACGCGAACCCGCCCGGCCAGGGCGCGGCCTATGCCTGCGGCCAGCCGGACTGGTTGCGGCTCAACGTGCATCCGCGGGTGCTGCATTTGCCCCCACATCCACCCCTCGACGAGTGGCTCGCGGCGCGCGGCACTGACCCGTCGGGTGATGTTCCACGTCACGAGGTGGGCCGATACCTGCGGGCTGCAGCCGACGGCCTGCGGCGCGAGGCGGGGGAGACGCTCGCCTTCCATCCGCACGCCGTCCGCGCCCTGGAGCGGCGGGGCGATGCGTGGCTGGTCCGTCACGACGGCGGGAGCGTGCTGGCCGACGAGGTGCTGCTGGCCACCGGACACGCCCCGGACCACGACCATGCCCTGCGGCACGCGTGGCGGCCGGCCCCCGGCGTCTTGATGGTGCCGGGGGTCTACCCGGTGGCGGACAGCCTGTCGCAGGCCCAGGTTCCGGCCGGCTCGGTGGTGGCGGTGCGGGGTGCGGCCCTGACCTTCATCGACTGTGTGCTGGCCTTGACCGAGGGCCGTCCGCGGGCCGAGTGGCCGCGGCGGATCCTGCCGGTCTCGCGCTCCGGTGCCCTGCTGCTGGCCAAGCCCGCCGTGCCCATGCGGGCCGATCTGGCGGAGCTGCTGGCCCGTCATGCCGCTCAGTTGCCCGGCCTGCTGGCCGATGCCGCGGCGCCCTTCGAGGCCGCCACACGGGCCACGCGGGCTGCGGCGGCTGAGCTGTTGACCAGTCAGGGGCAGGCGCACCAGGAGGCAGTGGCCGCCGTCGATGCCGCGCTGACCACGGGTTTCGACCCGGACCTTGCGCCCCAGGGAAGGGCCCGGGCAGCCCTGCAACGCTCCAACCTGCTGGCCGAACAGGACCATGCGAGTTCACCGTCATGGGCCCTCGGGCGTGCCTGGGCAGCCCTGTACGCACCGATGGTCGCGGGCCTGGCCCATCGCAGTCCGGAAACCGTCGAGTGGCGTCGGTTCTCTGCGGCCAGCGCGGTGCTCGAACGCTTCACCTACGGCCCACCGCTGCCCAATGCGCGTCGGCTGGAGGCCCTGATCTGCCAGCACGATGGCCCCCACGCCTCCTGCACCGCACCGGTCTGCCTGGAGTGGCTCGAGCGCGGCGTCGGGATCGCAGAAGGGATCACCGGGGTCGGTGACGACGAACGACCGGACGTGGTGGTGGACGCGGTCCTGCCCCCGCCTGGTGCGCAGACGGCCCGCACGCCGCTGGTCGACGCCCTGATGGTCGACGGTTGGGTCCGGACCGCCATGCCGCGTCGCGGGCTGGAGGTGACTCCGCACGCCCAGTGCGTCGGGCAGGACGGGTCTTTGACGCCGGGGCTGTCCGCCATCGGACGGCTCACGGAGGACGTGGTCATCGGGCATGACACGCTGTCGGTACGGATGCACGACGAGATCGAACGCTGGGCCGCGCGCCTGGCGTCGGAACTGGAGGCATGA
- a CDS encoding alanine racemase — protein MMRQPHGVAPLTARLEPWMEQVLADADGCSALLEEYGSPVNLLDLAALRRNAEELAEPARRHGVDLLIQVARKANKALAVVDAARELGLGIDVGGQDELLQVLGRGVDPRRVVLTAAVKPISLLRLCLEHDVLCALDNLDEAEELSGLARQQGVRARVALRIPPDPDSGLPPSRFGLLAEQWLQWLAGAPAVEVEGIHFHLHGYAALDRVTMLGRALVLVDELRARGHHPSNIDIGGGVPMSYLDDGQQWQDFWTAHHAALETGQPITWRGHPLSNVYPYHQAPVRGVWLDEVLGAGLLGGSVAEQLRGRGLQLRCEPGRAMLDGCGMTLARVVMRKQTSDGLDLVGLEMNRTQCRSTSDDFMVDPLLARPGTAGAPSDPVEAWLVGAYCIEAELILQRRIAFPDGVAVGDVIALPNTGGYLMHILESASHQMPLARNLVRGTDGGFRLDAIDLGGT, from the coding sequence ATGATGCGCCAACCTCACGGGGTCGCCCCGCTGACCGCCCGGCTGGAGCCGTGGATGGAGCAGGTCCTCGCCGACGCGGACGGGTGCTCTGCACTGCTGGAGGAATACGGCTCGCCGGTCAACCTGCTGGACCTGGCCGCCCTGCGACGCAATGCCGAGGAGCTCGCAGAGCCGGCCCGGCGCCACGGTGTCGACCTGTTGATCCAGGTGGCCCGCAAGGCCAACAAGGCCCTGGCCGTGGTGGATGCCGCCCGCGAGCTGGGCTTGGGCATCGACGTCGGCGGCCAGGACGAGTTGCTGCAGGTGCTCGGGCGCGGCGTCGACCCGCGCCGGGTGGTGCTGACCGCCGCCGTGAAACCCATCAGCCTGTTGCGGCTGTGCCTCGAGCACGACGTGCTGTGCGCCCTGGACAACCTGGACGAGGCCGAGGAGTTGTCCGGGCTGGCACGGCAGCAGGGTGTGCGGGCCAGGGTGGCGCTCCGGATCCCACCGGACCCGGACAGCGGGCTGCCCCCGTCGCGCTTCGGACTCCTTGCGGAGCAGTGGCTCCAGTGGCTGGCCGGAGCACCGGCGGTGGAGGTTGAAGGGATCCACTTCCACCTGCACGGCTATGCGGCGCTGGACCGGGTGACGATGCTGGGCCGGGCCCTGGTTCTGGTGGACGAGTTGCGGGCCCGGGGACATCACCCGTCGAACATCGACATCGGTGGGGGCGTGCCGATGAGCTACCTCGACGACGGACAGCAGTGGCAGGACTTCTGGACTGCGCACCACGCGGCGCTGGAGACTGGGCAGCCGATCACGTGGCGTGGACACCCGTTGTCGAATGTCTACCCCTACCACCAGGCCCCGGTGCGGGGTGTCTGGCTGGACGAGGTCCTGGGCGCCGGTCTGCTCGGGGGCAGCGTTGCCGAGCAGCTGCGTGGCCGTGGGCTGCAGCTGCGGTGCGAGCCGGGACGGGCCATGCTCGACGGCTGTGGAATGACGCTGGCGCGGGTGGTGATGCGCAAGCAGACCAGCGACGGGCTGGACCTGGTGGGTCTGGAGATGAACCGCACGCAGTGCCGCTCCACGTCCGACGACTTCATGGTGGATCCGCTGCTGGCGCGCCCCGGAACCGCGGGGGCACCCTCGGATCCGGTGGAGGCCTGGCTTGTGGGCGCCTACTGCATCGAGGCGGAGTTGATCTTGCAACGTCGGATCGCCTTCCCCGATGGGGTGGCGGTGGGTGATGTCATCGCCCTGCCCAATACCGGCGGCTACCTGATGCACATCCTGGAGAGCGCCAGCCACCAGATGCCTCTGGCCCGCAACCTGGTGCGTGGCACGGACGGCGGATTCCGGCTCGACGCGATCGATCTCGGCGGGACGTGA
- a CDS encoding YdcF family protein, whose protein sequence is MTDPTSNVPDEQHAPQRRRTPPEHILARVVTGIVLAAVLFVAVFAWRVVYRPHLDQMPEEQVDALLVLGPLNPWRIEMAEDLMRQGKAKNLVLSTPNMPWDAMYCDEKHDWPAYCFPPNPSTTRGEAIGLRDLAELHGWMSFAVLTVDFHAARSRFIFERCLGQPVPVVGRNISEWDHQRPYQVAYQLGGYLKEIKLGRCPA, encoded by the coding sequence GTGACCGATCCCACCTCCAATGTGCCCGACGAGCAGCACGCACCGCAGCGCCGCCGCACCCCGCCCGAGCACATCCTGGCCCGGGTGGTGACCGGCATCGTGCTGGCGGCGGTGCTCTTCGTTGCGGTCTTCGCCTGGCGGGTGGTCTATCGCCCGCACCTCGACCAGATGCCCGAGGAGCAGGTCGACGCGCTGCTGGTGCTGGGGCCGTTGAATCCCTGGCGGATCGAGATGGCCGAGGACCTGATGCGGCAGGGCAAGGCCAAGAACCTGGTGCTCTCGACGCCGAACATGCCGTGGGATGCCATGTACTGCGACGAGAAGCACGACTGGCCGGCGTACTGCTTCCCGCCCAACCCGTCGACCACTCGCGGGGAGGCGATCGGCCTGAGAGACCTGGCTGAACTGCACGGGTGGATGAGTTTCGCCGTGCTCACGGTGGACTTCCACGCCGCCCGGAGCCGCTTCATCTTCGAGCGCTGTCTGGGCCAGCCGGTCCCTGTCGTCGGGCGCAACATCTCCGAATGGGATCACCAAAGGCCATACCAGGTGGCCTACCAACTGGGCGGCTACCTCAAGGAGATCAAGCTGGGCCGCTGCCCAGCCTGA